From the genome of Cognaticolwellia beringensis, one region includes:
- a CDS encoding succinylglutamate desuccinylase/aspartoacylase domain-containing protein gives MDIDFSEITYLVDPCSRTLHADYQQFLLSLIGLTVIDISGDNFNEWRVISTLLHGDEPSGLIAIHRWLTTENALPRPKTNIRIIISSVEAATYQHLFRHRYLPGGIDLNRCFNDKCIRSGEYAKNKHIDGYIQRANLIASAISEVNPNAIIDLHNTSGNGPAFAVSTLITPNVLSITSYFCDTLILSDIHLGALMELNFSCPVVTIECGGSRDVQAHDVAYNGIKQFAQCDGHCALPQDKAVKILYKPLRLVIKPARKLSFSEHDENYSGVTLRKNIEQFNYGGCCNGLLLGWLDDHGLENLEMLNDQGVNVIEKYFKMVDNKLVCATNLKMFMASNQSNIARSDCLFYVVNNVNNYL, from the coding sequence ATGGATATAGATTTTAGCGAAATAACCTATTTAGTTGATCCATGTAGTCGCACGTTACATGCCGATTATCAGCAGTTTCTGTTATCGCTAATTGGTCTTACCGTTATAGACATCAGTGGCGATAATTTCAATGAATGGCGCGTTATTTCGACATTATTGCACGGAGATGAACCGTCAGGTCTTATTGCTATACATCGATGGCTCACCACGGAAAACGCATTACCTCGACCTAAAACTAACATTCGTATCATTATTTCGTCGGTTGAAGCTGCTACTTATCAACATTTATTTCGTCACCGCTATCTACCAGGGGGTATCGATTTAAATCGCTGCTTTAACGATAAATGTATCCGAAGTGGTGAATATGCGAAAAATAAACATATTGATGGCTATATCCAACGCGCTAATTTAATTGCAAGTGCGATTAGTGAGGTTAACCCGAATGCCATTATTGATTTACACAACACATCCGGTAATGGCCCTGCTTTTGCTGTCAGTACGCTAATTACCCCTAACGTGTTGTCTATCACCTCTTATTTTTGTGATACCTTGATCTTATCTGATATTCATCTCGGCGCACTGATGGAGCTAAATTTTTCTTGTCCTGTGGTCACGATCGAATGCGGTGGTAGTCGCGATGTCCAAGCACACGATGTCGCTTATAATGGCATTAAACAGTTTGCTCAATGCGATGGTCATTGTGCTTTACCACAAGATAAAGCCGTGAAAATACTATATAAACCTTTGCGTTTAGTCATTAAGCCAGCGCGAAAACTTTCATTTAGCGAACATGATGAAAACTACAGTGGCGTAACCTTAAGAAAAAATATTGAACAATTTAATTACGGCGGCTGCTGTAATGGACTGCTCTTAGGCTGGCTCGATGATCACGGTTTAGAAAATCTTGAGATGCTAAACGATCAAGGGGTTAACGTTATCGAAAAGTACTTTAAAATGGTGGATAATAAATTAGTCTGTGCGACCAACTTAAAAATGTTCATGGCGTCAAATCAAAGTAATATTGCTCGCTCAGATTGTCTGTTTTATGTCGTCAACAACGTGAACAATTATCTGTAA
- a CDS encoding AAA family ATPase, with protein sequence MQTVVANILAQIESVVIGKPHQVKLALACLLAKGHILIEDLPGMGKTTLANTLALTLGLSYQRIQFTSDLMPADVIGIAIFDEMTKSFQLHPGAIFNQVVLADEVNRASPKTQSALLEAMEEGRVSVDGVTHQLPEPFFVIATQNPMSHAGTYPLPESQLDRFMMRLSLGFPSIDAERKILQSTASHRDVTEIKAFLQVEQLREIQQHISTVRVSPAIIDYVIALCRVSRQSESQAKALSPRAGKSLLAAAKSWAFMESRDYVIPEDIQAVFSPVCEHRLAPQQHHIFDQADEISQQILSKVDPTNPLV encoded by the coding sequence ATGCAAACCGTGGTAGCTAATATTTTGGCTCAAATAGAATCAGTGGTCATTGGCAAGCCTCATCAAGTTAAATTAGCCTTGGCGTGTTTGTTAGCTAAAGGGCATATTTTAATTGAAGACTTACCCGGCATGGGCAAAACAACCTTAGCCAACACTTTGGCGTTAACCTTAGGTTTATCCTATCAACGCATTCAATTTACCTCAGATTTAATGCCTGCCGATGTTATTGGTATTGCTATTTTTGATGAAATGACCAAATCATTTCAACTGCATCCAGGCGCTATTTTTAATCAAGTGGTTTTAGCTGATGAAGTAAACCGTGCTAGCCCCAAAACCCAAAGTGCTTTGCTTGAAGCTATGGAAGAAGGGCGGGTGAGCGTCGACGGTGTTACTCATCAATTACCTGAGCCCTTTTTTGTTATTGCTACGCAAAACCCGATGTCACATGCGGGAACTTATCCGTTACCTGAATCACAATTAGACCGTTTTATGATGCGACTTTCACTTGGGTTTCCGAGTATAGATGCTGAACGTAAAATTCTACAGTCGACAGCGTCACATCGTGATGTTACTGAAATAAAAGCTTTTTTACAGGTTGAGCAATTACGAGAAATACAACAACATATTTCTACTGTTAGGGTTTCGCCGGCGATTATTGATTATGTTATTGCGCTATGTAGAGTTAGCCGTCAAAGTGAGTCACAAGCTAAAGCATTATCGCCGCGTGCAGGAAAATCATTACTAGCGGCTGCTAAATCATGGGCTTTTATGGAAAGTCGTGATTATGTTATACCCGAAGATATTCAAGCGGTATTCTCTCCTGTTTGTGAGCATAGATTAGCACCACAACAGCACCATATTTTTGATCAGGCAGATGAGATTTCACAGCAAATATTATCGAAAGTTGACCCGACCAATCCACTAGTTTAG